The following DNA comes from Antricoccus suffuscus.
GCCGCACCAGCGATCAGGATGCCCAGAATCGCCAGATATAACTCGGAAGTGCCGGATGGGATCTGGATGCCGACACGGTCTCCCTGGCGCACACCGTCGGCCGCGAGCCCGGCGGCGATACGCTCCGCCGTTGCGGTCAGCTCGGCGTAGCTGAGGATCGACGTACCGTCATCCAGTGCCGGCTTGCCGGGGTACGCCGCGGCGGTTGCCCGGAGTACGTCGACAAGGGTCCGTTCGTCGGGCCGTCGGTCGCCGCGCAACATCGTCATCGTGGAGGTGCGTGCTCTTTCGGGTCGGGTTGTCCGTCGGATTGCGGAGGTCGATCCTCAATTATGTATCAGGGGTGCCGTGTCACCCATTTGGCCAAGATGAACATTTGGTCGCCCGTGTGATGAACAATCGCGACTAGCCTCGGGTACGCCGTACCGGAATGATGATCGGGCCGTGCTGCGGCGACCCTTCGGGGGGCAGCAGTACGTCGAGGTGCGCGCCGTACGTCGCACGCAGCGTGTCGGGTCGTAGTACGTCGAGTGGCGCGCCAACCGTGACGACTTTGCCTCTGTGCATGAGCATCAGCCGGTCGGCGTACTCCGCTGCGAGGGTCAGGTCGTGCATCGTGCTGATGACGGTGAGCGCCGAGCCGCGGCGGAGCTCGTCGATCACCTCGAGGACCTCCTGTTGGTGGCCGATGTCGAGCGCGGAGGTGGGCTCGTCGAGGAGTAGGACCGTGGGCTCCTGGGCCAGCGCGCGGGCGATGAACACCCGCTGCAGTTCGCCGCCGGACATCGAACCGAGCATCCGGCCTGCGAATTCAGCGAGGTGGAGCCGGTCGAG
Coding sequences within:
- a CDS encoding ABC transporter ATP-binding protein, which codes for MTATLPALAAHGVSVVLDHATLIDDVDLHALPGEWLCIIGPNGAGKSTLLRAVAGLLRCTGQVSLQGKDITRMPRREIARQIAVVAQNPAVPTGTTVTDYVLLGRTPHLGPLHREGPTDRQVVSDVLDRLHLAEFAGRMLGSMSGGELQRVFIARALAQEPTVLLLDEPTSALDIGHQQEVLEVIDELRRGSALTVISTMHDLTLAAEYADRLMLMHRGKVVTVGAPLDVLRPDTLRATYGAHLDVLLPPEGSPQHGPIIIPVRRTRG